A region of Oxyura jamaicensis isolate SHBP4307 breed ruddy duck chromosome 5, BPBGC_Ojam_1.0, whole genome shotgun sequence DNA encodes the following proteins:
- the RPL27A gene encoding 60S ribosomal protein L27a isoform X1, giving the protein MPSRLRKTRKLRGHVSHGHGRIGKHRKHPGGRGNAGGMHHHRINFDKYHPGYFGKVGMRHYHLKKNQKFCPTVNLDKLWTLVTEQTRLNYAKNQAGLAPVIDVVRSGYYKVLGKGKLPKQPVIVKAKFFSRRAEEKIKEVGGACVLVA; this is encoded by the exons ATG CCTTCCCGGCTCAGGAAGACCAGGAAGCTGAGGGGACACGTCAGCCACGGCCACGGCCGCATCG GCAAACACAGGAAACATCCTGGCGGCCGTGGTAATGCTGGTGGTATGCACCATCACAGGATTAACTTTGATAAATA tcaCCCTGGCTACTTTGGAAAAGTAGGCATGAGACACTATCACTTGAAGAAAAACCAAAAGTTCTGTCCTACTGTCAATTTGGATAAACTGTGGACTCTTGTTACTGAACAGACAAGGCTCAATTATGCAAAAAACCAGGCTGGACTGGCCCCGGTCATCGATGTTGTGCGCTCA GGATACTACAAAGTCCTGGGCAAGGGCAAGCTGCCCAAGCAGCCTGTAATTGTGAAAGCAAAGTTCTTCAGtagaagagcagaggagaagaTCAAAGAAGTTGGAGGTGCCTGTGTGCTTGTGGCATAA
- the RPL27A gene encoding 60S ribosomal protein L27a isoform X2 has translation MPSRLRKTRKLRGHVSHGHGRIGKHRKHPGGRGNAGGMHHHRINFDKYHPGYFGKVGMRHYHLKKNQKFCPTVNLDKLWTLVTEQTRLNYAKNQAGLAPVIDVVRSGYYKVLGKGKLPKQPVIVKAKFFSRRAEEKIKEVGGACVLVA, from the exons CCTTCCCGGCTCAGGAAGACCAGGAAGCTGAGGGGACACGTCAGCCACGGCCACGGCCGCATCG GCAAACACAGGAAACATCCTGGCGGCCGTGGTAATGCTGGTGGTATGCACCATCACAGGATTAACTTTGATAAATA tcaCCCTGGCTACTTTGGAAAAGTAGGCATGAGACACTATCACTTGAAGAAAAACCAAAAGTTCTGTCCTACTGTCAATTTGGATAAACTGTGGACTCTTGTTACTGAACAGACAAGGCTCAATTATGCAAAAAACCAGGCTGGACTGGCCCCGGTCATCGATGTTGTGCGCTCA GGATACTACAAAGTCCTGGGCAAGGGCAAGCTGCCCAAGCAGCCTGTAATTGTGAAAGCAAAGTTCTTCAGtagaagagcagaggagaagaTCAAAGAAGTTGGAGGTGCCTGTGTGCTTGTGGCATAA